In Roseimicrobium gellanilyticum, the following are encoded in one genomic region:
- a CDS encoding alpha/beta hydrolase has product MKTLALSFLQWSVITGTMFAAEATPVPVKKDIPYADPPLERQVLDVYAPAGAKDLPVVVWIHGGGWQTGDKSSVQEKPKAFVAKGFVFVSVNYRLLPQVAMGDIIRDVAKSVGWVHKHIAEHGGDPKRLFIMGHSAGAQLAALLCADEKYLKAEGVSFADVKGCVPVDGDTYDVPEIIAVAAARRKAEGKPDPKFGHREKFGTPEQHVEYSAITHVAGDRGIPPFLLLHVADHPDVTAQAQRFGKALKEAGVTTTVHGAANTNHTNINANLGVAGDASTRALWDFVEACLKR; this is encoded by the coding sequence ATGAAAACGCTCGCGCTCTCTTTCCTTCAGTGGTCGGTCATCACAGGGACCATGTTTGCTGCCGAAGCGACACCCGTCCCCGTGAAGAAGGACATCCCCTATGCAGATCCTCCTCTGGAGAGGCAGGTGTTGGATGTGTATGCGCCCGCAGGAGCCAAGGACCTGCCCGTGGTAGTCTGGATTCACGGTGGCGGTTGGCAGACGGGCGACAAGTCCAGTGTGCAGGAGAAACCGAAAGCGTTTGTAGCGAAAGGCTTCGTGTTTGTCTCGGTGAACTATCGTCTGCTGCCTCAGGTGGCGATGGGAGACATCATCCGCGATGTGGCGAAATCTGTGGGCTGGGTGCACAAGCACATCGCCGAGCATGGCGGCGATCCGAAGAGACTCTTCATCATGGGTCACTCCGCTGGCGCACAACTCGCGGCGCTGCTCTGTGCGGATGAGAAGTACCTGAAGGCCGAGGGCGTTTCTTTTGCTGACGTGAAAGGATGTGTGCCGGTCGACGGCGACACGTATGATGTACCGGAGATCATTGCTGTAGCCGCGGCACGCAGGAAAGCTGAAGGCAAGCCGGATCCGAAGTTTGGACATCGTGAAAAGTTTGGCACCCCTGAGCAGCATGTGGAGTACTCTGCCATCACACATGTGGCCGGGGATCGCGGCATCCCGCCTTTCCTGCTGTTGCACGTCGCGGACCATCCGGATGTCACCGCCCAAGCACAGCGATTTGGCAAAGCGCTGAAGGAAGCGGGCGTGACCACCACGGTCCACGGTGCGGCAAACACGAATCACACGAACATCAATGCCAACCTCGGTGTGGCGGGTGATGCTTCCACCAGGGCATTGTGGGACTTTGTGGAGGCATGCTTGAAGAGGTAG